From the Acidilutibacter cellobiosedens genome, one window contains:
- a CDS encoding DUF3048 domain-containing protein, with the protein MKRNWLIAVTIILLVFNMIGCGKDDPEIGKNNKDEQTEKDEYVKNGIPSPLSGIYSSEEKVDRRPVAVMFDNHPGARWQSGLKDAEIVYEMVVEYPYTRYMAIYLINDPVLLGPIRSSRPCFVTTLLEYDPLYVRVGGSEQAKNDIKNLKVADIDGLTSSNEVFYRYSKTNKKSPHNLYSNMDIIRKTGIERGYREKGDFEGFKFNENDTDLNGRIAKNILIKYNKDNSTNYVYDEGEKNYIRYKDGKLHVDEFDNSPITAKNIIIQEAKTKTIDDAGRVEIDLVGNGKGIYITNGETVDITWSKKNRSSKTYFYDEKGQELVLNTGVTWIQVVNTNPDITIE; encoded by the coding sequence ATGAAAAGAAATTGGTTAATAGCAGTAACGATAATCCTTTTGGTCTTTAATATGATAGGATGTGGCAAAGATGATCCGGAAATTGGGAAAAACAATAAGGATGAACAAACCGAAAAAGACGAATATGTTAAAAATGGAATACCGTCTCCCCTAAGCGGAATATATTCTTCTGAAGAAAAAGTTGACAGGAGACCTGTAGCGGTAATGTTTGACAATCATCCCGGCGCTAGGTGGCAGTCTGGATTGAAGGATGCGGAGATAGTATATGAGATGGTAGTTGAATATCCTTATACGAGATATATGGCAATATACTTGATTAATGATCCTGTTCTTTTAGGGCCTATAAGAAGTTCAAGACCTTGTTTTGTTACAACTCTTTTAGAATATGATCCTTTATATGTAAGGGTGGGAGGAAGTGAACAAGCAAAAAACGATATTAAAAATTTAAAAGTTGCAGATATAGATGGTCTTACAAGTTCTAATGAAGTTTTTTACAGATATTCTAAGACTAATAAAAAATCTCCTCACAATTTATATTCAAATATGGATATAATAAGAAAAACGGGAATAGAAAGAGGATATCGTGAAAAAGGAGATTTTGAAGGATTTAAATTTAATGAGAATGATACAGATTTAAATGGAAGGATTGCTAAAAATATTTTAATAAAATATAATAAGGATAACAGTACGAATTATGTATATGATGAAGGTGAAAAGAATTATATAAGATATAAAGACGGGAAACTTCATGTTGACGAATTTGACAACTCTCCTATTACTGCTAAGAATATTATTATACAAGAGGCTAAAACTAAAACTATAGATGATGCAGGGAGAGTTGAAATAGATTTAGTGGGAAACGGAAAGGGAATTTATATTACAAACGGGGAAACTGTTGATATTACTTGGTCTAAGAAAAACAGAAGTTCCAAAACTTATTTTTATGATGAAAAAGGCCAAGAACTTGTTTTAAATACTGGAGTTACATGGATACAAGTTGTTAATACCAATCCGGATATAACTATAGAATAG
- the recO gene encoding DNA repair protein RecO codes for MFVKSEGIVLKEIRFRETSKIVTIFSKEYGKVHGMAKGAYRPKNNLISITQPFSYSDFSFFKGKNFYHINQGDLKNSFYPLRENIYKLFYGSYMLELADSSIVEDESNEKLFQLLLKGLTVLSDLKGDYLKFILAYEIKYISFLGYKPYLDKCVLCGQKLEGRDMIFSIISGGILCGNCVYEDLNGFRINLSMLKTLKLLLYTPLDKLTDFKINKDIMFILHDIMVKYILYSIEKNSFNSLNLFKSIENRGGN; via the coding sequence ATGTTTGTAAAATCCGAGGGCATAGTGCTGAAAGAAATCAGGTTCAGAGAAACAAGCAAGATAGTTACTATTTTTTCAAAAGAATACGGAAAAGTACATGGCATGGCCAAGGGAGCCTATAGGCCGAAAAATAATCTTATAAGTATTACTCAGCCTTTCTCCTATAGTGATTTTTCATTTTTTAAGGGAAAAAACTTTTATCATATAAATCAGGGAGATTTAAAAAATTCCTTTTATCCTTTAAGAGAAAATATATATAAGCTCTTTTACGGTTCATATATGTTGGAATTAGCAGATTCTTCAATAGTCGAGGATGAATCAAACGAAAAATTATTTCAGCTTCTTTTAAAAGGCTTGACTGTTCTTTCAGATTTGAAGGGAGATTATTTAAAGTTTATATTGGCTTATGAAATTAAATATATTTCTTTTTTGGGATATAAACCATATTTAGATAAATGTGTACTGTGTGGACAAAAATTGGAAGGAAGGGATATGATATTCAGTATAATTTCCGGCGGGATATTGTGCGGAAATTGTGTTTATGAGGATTTGAACGGTTTTCGTATTAATCTTTCCATGTTAAAGACTTTAAAATTGTTGTTGTACACCCCTCTTGACAAGCTAACGGATTTTAAAATTAACAAAGATATAATGTTTATTTTACATGATATTATGGTAAAATATATACTGTATAGTATTGAAAAAAATAGCTTTAATTCTCTAAATTTATTTAAATCTATTGAAAATAGAGGAGGAAATTAG
- a CDS encoding DUF4342 domain-containing protein: MEITLEKIDSVVERTGVSFKEAKEALELKDGNVIEAVIYLESNKKTIGEDVASKGEQILDRIKEVLKKGNVIKIIVRKDGNVIMNIPVTAGAVGTILSPPLAILGVSVALLSKCTFEIIKEDGEIVNINEEVEKKVDKVKDNLKNN; the protein is encoded by the coding sequence ATGGAAATTACCCTTGAAAAAATCGACTCTGTAGTGGAAAGAACAGGAGTAAGTTTTAAGGAAGCTAAGGAAGCATTGGAATTAAAAGATGGAAATGTAATAGAAGCTGTTATATATCTTGAAAGTAACAAAAAGACCATAGGAGAAGATGTGGCAAGTAAGGGAGAACAGATACTTGACAGGATAAAAGAAGTATTAAAAAAAGGAAATGTAATTAAAATAATTGTCAGGAAAGACGGGAATGTAATTATGAATATCCCCGTTACTGCCGGAGCAGTAGGAACTATTCTTTCGCCTCCTCTTGCAATTTTGGGGGTAAGTGTTGCTTTGCTTTCCAAGTGTACCTTTGAGATTATAAAAGAAGACGGAGAGATCGTAAATATAAATGAAGAAGTAGAAAAGAAAGTAGATAAGGTAAAAGATAATTTAAAAAATAACTGA
- the glyQ gene encoding glycine--tRNA ligase subunit alpha: MYFQDLILKLLEYWGEKGCLISLPYDVEKGAGTMNPRTFLKSLGPEPWRVVYAEPCRRPADARYGENPNRVYQHHQLQVILKPSPENVQDLYLDSLKAMGIDALKHDIRFVEDNWEAPTLGAWGLGWEVWLDGMEITQFTYFQQIGSIDCELESAELTYGLERIAMYLQDVDNIFDIKWNKDINYGDLFRTAEYEHSVYSFESGDVDALLNLFNIYEKEATKILEEGLVLPSYDYVLKCSHVFNILDARGAISVTERTHYMSRVRNLANSVASQYLKQRKEMGFPFLNEGGNSNE, from the coding sequence ATGTATTTTCAGGATTTAATACTGAAATTACTTGAATATTGGGGGGAAAAAGGTTGTCTTATTTCGCTGCCCTATGATGTAGAGAAGGGCGCGGGGACTATGAATCCCCGTACGTTTCTGAAATCTTTGGGGCCTGAACCTTGGAGAGTCGTGTATGCAGAGCCTTGCAGAAGGCCGGCAGATGCCAGGTATGGAGAAAATCCCAACAGAGTATATCAGCATCACCAATTACAAGTTATATTAAAGCCATCTCCCGAAAACGTTCAGGATTTATACCTGGACAGTTTAAAAGCCATGGGGATAGATGCTCTGAAACATGATATAAGATTTGTAGAAGATAATTGGGAAGCGCCTACTCTTGGAGCATGGGGGTTAGGATGGGAGGTGTGGCTTGATGGAATGGAAATTACTCAATTTACATATTTTCAACAGATAGGAAGCATAGATTGTGAATTGGAGTCCGCAGAATTAACATATGGACTTGAAAGAATTGCTATGTATCTGCAAGATGTGGACAATATATTTGATATTAAATGGAATAAAGACATAAATTATGGGGATTTATTCAGGACTGCAGAATATGAACATTCTGTCTATAGTTTTGAATCCGGTGATGTGGATGCTTTGCTTAACCTATTCAATATATATGAAAAAGAAGCTACTAAAATATTGGAAGAGGGATTGGTTTTGCCAAGTTATGATTATGTATTGAAGTGTTCTCATGTTTTTAATATTCTTGATGCTCGGGGAGCTATAAGTGTTACCGAAAGAACTCATTATATGAGCAGAGTTAGAAATCTTGCCAATTCAGTGGCTTCTCAATATTTAAAACAGAGAAAAGAAATGGGCTTTCCTTTTCTAAATGAAGGAGGAAATTCAAATGAATAA
- a CDS encoding cytidine deaminase — MIKEELIRLAFEAKKNAYAPYSHFHVGAAVLTEDNKIYTGCNIESASYTPTICAERTAISKAVSDGQRKIKIIAIVGDAGFTYPCGVCRQVIKEFGEDAIIIVAKSEKEYKEYSLEELLPYSFGPENLFNDKKME, encoded by the coding sequence TTGATAAAAGAGGAATTAATCAGGCTTGCATTTGAAGCTAAAAAAAATGCTTATGCTCCCTATTCTCATTTTCATGTCGGAGCTGCGGTTCTTACTGAGGACAATAAAATATACACCGGTTGTAATATAGAGTCTGCTTCATATACTCCTACCATATGTGCGGAAAGAACAGCAATATCAAAGGCTGTATCTGACGGTCAAAGGAAAATAAAGATAATAGCTATTGTGGGAGACGCGGGATTTACATATCCCTGTGGGGTATGCAGACAAGTTATTAAAGAGTTCGGAGAAGATGCTATTATTATAGTTGCCAAATCGGAGAAGGAGTACAAGGAATATTCACTGGAAGAACTCCTCCCCTATAGTTTTGGACCGGAAAATTTGTTTAATGATAAAAAGATGGAGTGA
- the era gene encoding GTPase Era has product MYKSGFVTVIGRPNVGKSTLLNTILGEKVSIISDKPQTTRNKIQCVYTEENLQIVFLDTPGIHNPKNKLGEYMVKMSRSTLEEVDIITFMVDDSKYIGSLDDKIIKDIKDISTPKILLINKIDKINKEELGDIINTYDKMGLFQEIIPISASENLNVSSYLDAVKKYLKEGPQYFPEDMITDQPERLIISELIREKVLYYLDEEVPHGIFVAVDMINERKEKNLIDVYATIYCEKESHKGIVIGKNGRKLKGIGKSAREDIEKLLGSQINLQLWVKVEKNWRDKENKIKYFGYQ; this is encoded by the coding sequence ATGTATAAATCAGGATTTGTAACAGTTATAGGAAGACCAAATGTCGGTAAGTCAACATTATTGAATACCATCTTGGGTGAAAAAGTATCTATTATTTCTGATAAGCCTCAAACAACAAGAAATAAAATTCAATGCGTTTATACTGAGGAAAACCTGCAGATTGTTTTTTTAGATACCCCGGGAATACACAATCCTAAAAATAAATTGGGAGAATATATGGTTAAGATGTCAAGGAGTACGTTAGAGGAAGTGGATATCATTACATTTATGGTTGATGATAGTAAATATATCGGCTCTCTTGATGATAAAATAATAAAGGATATAAAGGATATTTCTACTCCCAAAATTCTTCTTATAAACAAGATAGATAAAATTAATAAAGAAGAATTAGGGGATATAATCAATACTTATGATAAAATGGGCCTTTTTCAGGAAATAATTCCAATATCGGCTTCTGAAAATTTAAATGTTTCCTCATATCTGGATGCTGTTAAAAAATATTTAAAGGAAGGACCTCAATATTTTCCTGAGGATATGATTACGGATCAACCCGAAAGGCTTATAATTTCTGAACTGATCAGAGAAAAAGTTCTTTATTATTTAGATGAAGAAGTTCCTCATGGAATATTTGTAGCAGTTGATATGATTAATGAAAGAAAGGAAAAGAATTTGATTGATGTTTATGCTACGATATATTGTGAGAAGGAATCACATAAAGGAATAGTAATAGGGAAAAACGGAAGAAAATTGAAGGGTATAGGGAAATCTGCCAGAGAGGATATTGAAAAACTTTTGGGCAGCCAGATCAATCTTCAACTATGGGTAAAGGTAGAAAAGAATTGGCGGGATAAGGAAAATAAAATTAAATATTTTGGATATCAATAG